Proteins found in one Verrucomicrobiota bacterium genomic segment:
- a CDS encoding multidrug efflux RND transporter permease subunit codes for MNVSEIFIRRPIATSLLMVGVILLGLLGYFLLPISSLPTVDFPTIQVVTRYPGASPDVMTTAVTTPLETQFAQISGLSSMNSTSSFGVSTITMQFNLNRDIDVAAQDVQAAINVARGYLPSDLPNLPVYNKVNPADTPILTLAIYSDSLPIAQVNNFADTLLAQKLSQVQGVGLVTIEGDQKPAVRIQFNPSSLAALGLGPEDIRNIISQANTDEPKGSFNGARQAYSINSNDQLLDAAQYQKLIVAYRNGAPVKLSDVANVFDGVENDQLAAWVGKKTAVIVDVQRQPGANIIQTVDRIKRLLPRLTASFPPSVKVSVLTDRTETIRASVRDVQFTLLLTVVLVILVIFIFLRRVWATVIPSVALPLSLIGTFGVMYLLGFSLNNLSLMALTISTGFVVDDAIVMIENIFRYIEEGEQPLEAALKGSRQIGFTVISLSISLIAVFIPLLFMTGIVGRLFREFAITLSVAVIVSAIVSLTLTPMMCARFLKPIKKGHQENRFFRWTESMFEGMLHFYEAGLKLVLRHRFTTLLIAVATLVATIYLYVVIPKGLLPQQDTGEIIGVTDAAQNISFQAMLARQRQISDIVEKDPDVQAVASFVGAGTVNATMNTGRLYIILKPRDQRHASADQIIARLREATGNVEGISLFMQSVQDLQIDTRISRTQYQYVLEDTNAAELAEWTPKFLAELRKHPELSDVASDQQSNGLQQVIDVDRQKASRLGVQIDAVDNVLYDCFGQRQISLIFTQLNQYWVVMEVQPQFKSSPDTLNKIYVNATGNNAGQGSVTGAITASGQITAGGIQVPLSAIATMRTTTAPLVILHQNSFSAATISFNLGPGKSLGQAVQAIQQAKDAIGMPDTITSSFTGTAAEFQSSLSSEPWLILAAIVVIYIVLGVLYESYIHPITILSTLPSAGVGALLALLLLNIDFSLIALIGIILLIGIVKKNAIMMIDFALEAERERGKTPEESIYEACLLRFRPIMMTTMAALLGALPLAIQEGTGSELRKPLGITIVGGLLLSQILTLYTTPVIYLYMDKLGTFFTRRRKEAPAKKEELEPVLS; via the coding sequence ATGAACGTTTCCGAGATCTTTATCCGGAGGCCGATCGCGACTTCCCTGCTGATGGTGGGGGTCATCCTGTTGGGCCTGCTCGGGTATTTCCTCCTGCCCATCTCGTCGCTGCCGACCGTTGATTTTCCCACGATCCAGGTCGTTACCCGATACCCCGGGGCCAGCCCGGACGTTATGACCACGGCGGTCACCACCCCTCTGGAGACGCAATTTGCGCAGATCAGCGGGTTAAGCTCGATGAACTCGACGAGTTCATTCGGCGTCAGCACGATCACGATGCAGTTCAACCTGAACCGCGACATCGACGTGGCTGCCCAGGATGTGCAGGCGGCCATCAACGTTGCCAGGGGTTATCTGCCGAGCGATCTGCCTAACCTGCCCGTCTACAACAAGGTAAATCCGGCCGATACCCCGATTTTGACCCTGGCGATCTACTCGGATTCGCTGCCGATTGCCCAGGTTAACAACTTTGCCGACACGCTGCTTGCGCAAAAACTCAGCCAGGTTCAGGGGGTCGGCCTCGTCACGATCGAGGGAGACCAGAAACCGGCCGTCCGCATCCAGTTTAACCCGTCATCCCTGGCCGCGCTCGGGCTGGGCCCTGAAGACATCCGCAACATCATCAGCCAGGCAAACACCGACGAGCCCAAAGGAAGCTTCAACGGGGCCAGGCAAGCTTACAGCATCAATTCCAATGACCAGCTGCTGGATGCGGCCCAGTACCAGAAGCTGATCGTCGCGTACCGTAACGGCGCACCGGTAAAGCTGAGTGACGTTGCCAACGTGTTCGACGGGGTCGAAAACGACCAGTTAGCCGCCTGGGTCGGCAAGAAAACGGCCGTCATCGTGGACGTCCAGCGCCAGCCCGGCGCCAACATCATCCAGACCGTCGACCGCATCAAACGTTTGCTTCCGCGTCTGACGGCTTCCTTCCCGCCCTCGGTCAAGGTGTCCGTTCTCACCGACCGGACCGAGACGATCCGGGCCTCCGTCCGGGACGTGCAGTTCACGTTGCTGTTGACGGTCGTGCTGGTGATCCTGGTGATCTTTATCTTCCTGCGAAGGGTCTGGGCCACGGTCATCCCGAGCGTTGCCTTGCCGCTTTCGCTGATCGGCACCTTCGGGGTGATGTACCTGCTCGGCTTCAGCCTGAATAACCTGTCGTTGATGGCCCTGACCATCTCGACCGGCTTCGTCGTGGATGACGCGATCGTGATGATCGAGAACATCTTCCGCTACATCGAAGAAGGAGAACAGCCCCTGGAAGCGGCGCTCAAGGGATCGCGCCAGATCGGTTTCACGGTCATCTCCCTGAGCATTTCGCTGATCGCAGTCTTTATCCCCCTGCTTTTCATGACCGGGATCGTCGGCCGGTTATTTCGCGAATTTGCCATCACGCTGAGCGTCGCGGTGATCGTGTCGGCCATCGTTTCGCTGACCCTGACGCCGATGATGTGCGCCCGGTTCCTTAAACCGATCAAGAAAGGTCATCAGGAGAACAGGTTTTTTCGATGGACCGAGAGCATGTTCGAAGGGATGCTTCATTTCTATGAAGCAGGGTTGAAACTGGTCCTGCGCCATCGTTTCACCACGTTGCTGATCGCCGTCGCCACGCTGGTCGCCACGATCTACCTCTACGTCGTCATCCCGAAAGGCCTGCTGCCGCAGCAGGATACCGGCGAAATCATCGGGGTTACGGATGCCGCGCAGAACATTTCCTTTCAGGCGATGCTGGCGCGCCAGCGGCAGATCTCCGACATCGTGGAAAAAGACCCGGACGTGCAGGCCGTCGCCTCTTTCGTCGGCGCCGGGACGGTCAACGCGACGATGAACACCGGGCGCCTTTACATCATCTTGAAACCGCGCGACCAGCGCCACGCAAGCGCCGACCAGATCATTGCCCGCCTGAGGGAAGCGACCGGGAACGTCGAGGGCATTTCCTTGTTCATGCAATCCGTGCAGGATCTCCAGATCGACACGCGGATCAGCCGTACGCAGTACCAGTACGTGCTGGAGGACACGAATGCCGCAGAGCTGGCCGAGTGGACGCCGAAGTTTCTGGCTGAATTGCGAAAACATCCTGAACTCAGTGATGTCGCCAGCGACCAGCAGTCCAACGGCTTACAGCAGGTGATCGACGTCGACCGCCAGAAGGCGTCCCGGCTCGGCGTGCAGATCGATGCGGTTGACAACGTATTGTACGACTGTTTCGGCCAACGCCAGATCTCGTTAATCTTCACCCAGCTGAACCAGTACTGGGTGGTGATGGAGGTTCAACCGCAGTTTAAGAGTTCGCCGGACACGCTGAACAAAATCTACGTGAACGCGACCGGTAACAACGCCGGCCAGGGTTCCGTCACCGGCGCCATTACGGCCAGCGGCCAGATCACCGCCGGAGGCATCCAGGTGCCGCTTTCCGCGATCGCCACCATGCGGACCACGACCGCACCCTTGGTAATTCTGCACCAGAACTCGTTCTCGGCCGCCACGATCTCGTTTAATCTCGGGCCGGGTAAATCCCTCGGCCAGGCGGTCCAGGCGATCCAGCAGGCAAAGGATGCGATCGGCATGCCGGACACCATCACCAGCAGTTTTACCGGTACCGCCGCGGAGTTCCAGTCTTCGCTCAGTTCGGAACCCTGGTTGATCCTGGCGGCCATCGTCGTGATCTACATTGTGCTCGGCGTTCTCTATGAGAGTTACATCCATCCGATCACCATCCTCTCGACCCTGCCCTCCGCAGGCGTCGGCGCGTTGTTGGCGCTGTTGCTGCTAAACATAGATTTTTCGCTCATCGCCTTGATCGGCATCATCCTGCTGATCGGGATTGTTAAAAAGAACGCGATCATGATGATCGACTTCGCGCTTGAGGCTGAGCGGGAACGGGGCAAGACGCCGGAAGAATCGATCTATGAGGCCTGTTTGCTCCGTTTCCGTCCGATCATGATGACGACGATGGCAGCCCTGCTCGGCGCCTTGCCGCTGGCCATCCAGGAAGGCACCGGCTCGGAGTTACGCAAGCCGCTGGGTATCACCATCGTCGGCGGTTTGCTCCTTTCGCAGATCCTCACGCTCTACACCACGCCGGTGATTTACCTGTACATGGATAAGCTCGGCACGTTCTTTACCCGCCGCCGTAAAGAGGCGCCGGCCAAAAAAGAGGAATTGGAGCCGGTGTTGAGCTGA
- a CDS encoding efflux RND transporter periplasmic adaptor subunit has protein sequence MASRRWLLILGSLLILAGGGWFYYTHFMHPATPEGQAAAGQNQGGNGGGSHGHGGGPGGRGGPGGPAPVVAGTVQKKDVPIYLNGIGTVQAYNTVVVHPQISGYLFSVKFREGQDVKKGDVLGVIDPRPYQAQLDQAIARKNADDAQLNNAKGVLTRDTDLLNKGVLDRQTYDTQRFLVDQLDATVKGDQAAVDNAQTQLSYTQVTAPLDGRCGIRQTDEGNLVNPSSTLVTITQLQPISVVFTLPQQYVARINQAFAKGPLKVIALDETQSQQLEDDGTLAVVNNQIDTTTGTVQLKADFNNAHFQLWPGQFVNTRLLVETKKDGLVVPASVVQRGPNGTFAYVITQDKKAEMRPVEVGQIDGEEALINKGLQAGEQVVVDGQYKLEPNMKVEIVPANSQAAKSLAQNEQNANPDQQQQQQQQQQQGEAQVAANENGRQPGAAGAGRRATRHQAGSAGDNGPVAANSQAPAPEQTPNPGQLEAYQAQNAGRPPVPAGTPNPYQQNQTFNDQQPNPSGGAHRHFH, from the coding sequence ATGGCTTCACGGCGTTGGTTATTGATCCTGGGATCCCTGCTCATTCTGGCGGGAGGAGGCTGGTTTTATTATACGCACTTTATGCACCCGGCGACCCCCGAAGGGCAGGCTGCGGCGGGTCAAAACCAGGGAGGAAACGGCGGAGGCAGTCACGGCCATGGTGGCGGTCCGGGCGGACGGGGCGGCCCGGGCGGGCCTGCGCCGGTGGTGGCCGGCACGGTGCAGAAGAAGGATGTGCCGATTTATCTGAACGGCATCGGGACGGTGCAGGCCTACAACACCGTCGTGGTTCACCCCCAGATCAGCGGTTACCTGTTTTCGGTAAAGTTCCGGGAGGGGCAGGACGTAAAAAAGGGTGATGTGCTGGGCGTCATTGACCCGCGCCCTTACCAGGCTCAGCTTGACCAGGCGATCGCCCGGAAGAACGCCGACGACGCCCAGCTTAACAACGCCAAGGGAGTCCTCACCAGGGACACGGATCTCCTCAACAAAGGCGTTTTGGATCGGCAGACGTACGATACCCAACGCTTCCTCGTTGATCAGCTGGATGCGACCGTCAAAGGGGACCAGGCCGCCGTCGATAACGCCCAGACCCAGCTGAGCTACACCCAGGTGACGGCTCCGCTCGACGGGCGCTGCGGTATCCGGCAGACGGACGAAGGCAACCTGGTGAATCCCAGCTCGACCCTCGTGACCATCACGCAGCTGCAGCCGATTTCGGTGGTCTTCACCCTGCCGCAGCAGTACGTTGCCCGGATCAACCAGGCCTTTGCCAAGGGGCCCCTCAAGGTCATCGCCCTGGACGAAACCCAGAGCCAGCAGCTTGAAGATGACGGCACGCTGGCGGTGGTCAACAACCAGATCGATACGACCACCGGCACCGTTCAACTGAAAGCGGACTTCAATAACGCTCATTTTCAGCTCTGGCCCGGCCAGTTCGTGAACACCCGCCTGCTGGTGGAAACGAAGAAGGATGGGCTGGTGGTTCCGGCTTCGGTTGTGCAACGGGGTCCGAATGGGACGTTTGCTTACGTGATCACGCAGGACAAAAAAGCTGAAATGCGGCCGGTTGAAGTCGGGCAGATTGACGGGGAAGAGGCCCTGATCAACAAAGGGTTACAGGCAGGGGAACAGGTGGTCGTCGACGGCCAGTACAAACTCGAGCCGAACATGAAGGTCGAGATCGTACCGGCCAACAGCCAGGCGGCCAAGTCCCTCGCCCAAAACGAGCAGAACGCCAATCCCGATCAGCAACAGCAACAACAGCAGCAACAACAACAGGGCGAGGCCCAGGTGGCTGCCAACGAGAATGGACGGCAGCCGGGCGCCGCTGGCGCGGGCCGGAGGGCAACAAGGCACCAGGCGGGCAGCGCGGGCGACAACGGGCCGGTGGCGGCGAACAGCCAGGCGCCTGCTCCGGAGCAAACCCCGAATCCGGGTCAGCTCGAAGCCTACCAGGCCCAGAACGCCGGCAGGCCACCCGTCCCGGCCGGCACTCCCAATCCTTACCAGCAGAACCAGACGTTTAATGACCAGCAGCCCAACCCGAGCGGCGGGGCGCACCGTCATTTTCATTAA
- a CDS encoding glycosyltransferase family 39 protein, translating to MASGGIQLQSFLRALEQGRWAGAIRLTLIAAGILALALLYLLVQFRGLSTQDGIDQAQVAREIAAGHGFSTKNYRPVEISLFQQAQSPSQGVVPEHLPEVYHAPFQPLVNAVALGAARSTWAMQVDIAHPVYAADRVIAATSMLFFLLSVLLTFRLAVRLFDQRIAVAAAVFILLADQFWQFSLSGLPQMLLLFLFSLALTCLEQALQTKNRDRLPYVSLALLGLIFGLMSLTQPLTLFVAIGAFIFCALHFRPRLYAATVPALGCLSLLSLWIWHNYQVSHLPFGLSPFAWLHDVINTESGWLRRPAPDLASITPNLFRRRIQASFIDQLQAMGTLLGGVLVAPIFFLTLLHRFRRPATDSFKWALGLMWAGTFVGTVLAGIETKWLDPNQIHLLFGPPMTLYGLAFVLIVLNRLYADPGVLRVLLLVGLGMISALPSLIGFLPGNPPVNFPPYLPSMLQNLQRWSKPNEVISSDMPWAVAWYGDRKGLWLPDKPATFGEYMDYQTLGGPIVMLYLTPLTRDLRYASQLLSGEYSNWAALVLGLDRSVEAFPLRSRVFLAGGQCLLLADRARWEESHR from the coding sequence ATGGCGAGCGGTGGAATTCAGCTGCAGAGCTTCCTTCGCGCCCTAGAACAAGGCAGGTGGGCCGGGGCTATCCGTCTGACGTTAATTGCGGCCGGCATCCTTGCGCTTGCCCTGCTTTACCTCCTTGTGCAGTTCCGCGGCCTTTCCACCCAGGACGGAATCGACCAGGCCCAGGTCGCCCGCGAGATCGCCGCCGGTCACGGATTCAGCACCAAAAATTACCGCCCGGTTGAGATTTCTCTTTTTCAGCAGGCCCAATCGCCGTCCCAAGGGGTGGTCCCGGAACATCTGCCCGAAGTCTACCATGCGCCCTTCCAACCCTTGGTGAATGCGGTCGCCCTTGGTGCGGCCCGGTCTACCTGGGCCATGCAGGTCGATATTGCTCACCCGGTCTATGCCGCTGACCGGGTGATTGCGGCAACGAGCATGCTGTTTTTCCTGCTCTCGGTACTGCTCACGTTCCGGCTGGCCGTACGTTTGTTCGACCAGCGGATCGCCGTCGCCGCTGCCGTTTTCATCCTTCTGGCTGATCAGTTCTGGCAGTTTTCATTGTCCGGCCTGCCCCAGATGCTGCTTTTGTTCCTCTTCAGTCTCGCCCTCACCTGCCTGGAACAGGCCCTCCAAACGAAAAACCGGGACCGGCTCCCTTACGTTTCACTGGCGCTGTTGGGTCTGATTTTCGGGCTGATGAGCCTCACCCAGCCACTTACTTTGTTTGTGGCGATTGGGGCCTTTATCTTCTGCGCACTCCACTTCCGGCCGCGCCTCTACGCGGCGACCGTGCCTGCTTTGGGCTGCCTCAGCCTTCTCTCACTCTGGATCTGGCACAATTACCAGGTGAGCCACCTGCCCTTTGGGCTGAGCCCGTTCGCCTGGTTACATGACGTCATCAATACCGAGAGCGGCTGGCTGCGTAGACCCGCGCCTGATCTGGCGTCCATCACCCCCAACCTGTTCCGGCGACGAATCCAGGCGAGCTTTATCGACCAACTGCAGGCCATGGGCACCCTGCTGGGAGGCGTGCTGGTCGCACCCATCTTCTTCCTGACCCTGCTGCACCGGTTCAGACGGCCGGCCACCGACAGCTTCAAATGGGCCCTGGGGTTGATGTGGGCCGGCACATTCGTCGGCACGGTGTTGGCCGGCATTGAAACCAAATGGCTTGACCCTAACCAGATCCACCTTCTGTTCGGGCCGCCCATGACCCTTTACGGCCTGGCTTTTGTCCTGATCGTCCTCAACCGGTTGTACGCAGACCCGGGCGTATTGCGCGTACTGCTTCTGGTCGGCCTGGGCATGATCTCGGCCTTGCCGTCCCTGATCGGGTTTCTGCCGGGCAATCCGCCCGTCAATTTTCCCCCCTACCTTCCAAGCATGCTCCAGAATCTCCAGCGGTGGTCGAAGCCGAACGAGGTCATCTCGTCCGACATGCCCTGGGCCGTGGCTTGGTACGGTGATCGCAAGGGACTCTGGCTCCCGGACAAGCCCGCCACCTTTGGAGAGTACATGGACTATCAAACCTTGGGCGGGCCGATCGTCATGCTTTACCTGACGCCGCTGACGCGCGACCTCAGATACGCGTCGCAGCTGCTTTCGGGCGAGTACAGCAACTGGGCCGCGCTCGTGCTCGGGCTCGACCGTTCGGTCGAAGCTTTTCCGTTGCGCTCGCGGGTCTTTCTGGCCGGCGGCCAATGCCTGTTGCTGGCCGACCGGGCCCGGTGGGAAGAATCGCACCGGTAG
- a CDS encoding sigma-54-dependent Fis family transcriptional regulator — protein MQGTILIVDDEKHTREGLRRSFEENFDVYTAGNAVEALTALDADQIDLVLTDLRLGGDDGLQLIDRILRRPRPPICILMTAYGSIATAVEAMKHGAYDFVTKPVNIDELEIKVARAIRSRQTEQENLQLKQQVHERFGLENLIGESPAMHRIYDTIRQVAPSRATALIMGESGTGKELIAHAIHNLSSRQKTRFVAVNCAAFPPQLIESELFGHEKGAFTGAIERRIGRIEQAAGGTLFLDEIGEIDPGVQVKLLRALDPGVFERVGGNQTIKADVRLIAATNRDLPELVREGKFREDLFYRLNVVQIRVPPLRERKEDIPLLATAFLKEISQRDGKPLRPLSPETMDRLVQYNWPGNVRELKGAIDSGVTLATGPQITLRDLPATVRGDTPDLSPRSEAKSDQMNLHDNEIRLIMRALEESHGNRTEAAKRLGISRRTLHRRLRELNLPD, from the coding sequence ATGCAGGGTACCATCCTCATCGTCGATGACGAAAAGCACACCCGCGAGGGGTTGCGCCGTTCGTTTGAGGAAAACTTTGACGTTTACACGGCCGGCAATGCCGTTGAAGCGCTGACCGCCCTGGATGCCGACCAGATTGACCTTGTCCTGACCGACCTGCGGCTGGGCGGCGATGATGGTTTGCAATTGATCGATCGAATCCTGCGCCGGCCACGTCCCCCCATCTGCATTCTCATGACCGCCTACGGCTCGATCGCCACGGCCGTCGAAGCCATGAAGCATGGCGCTTACGATTTTGTCACCAAACCGGTCAACATCGATGAGCTCGAGATCAAGGTCGCGCGCGCCATCCGGAGCCGCCAGACCGAACAGGAAAACCTGCAGTTAAAACAACAGGTTCACGAAAGGTTCGGCCTTGAAAATCTCATCGGCGAATCACCGGCCATGCACCGCATCTACGACACCATTCGCCAGGTTGCCCCGAGCCGGGCAACCGCCCTGATCATGGGCGAGAGCGGCACGGGCAAGGAACTGATTGCCCACGCGATTCACAACCTGAGTAGCCGCCAGAAAACCAGATTCGTGGCCGTCAATTGCGCGGCGTTTCCGCCGCAACTGATCGAAAGCGAATTGTTCGGACACGAAAAGGGCGCGTTCACCGGCGCCATTGAACGCCGGATCGGGCGCATTGAGCAGGCCGCCGGCGGCACCCTCTTCCTGGACGAGATCGGCGAGATCGATCCGGGCGTGCAGGTAAAACTGCTGCGGGCGCTGGATCCGGGCGTGTTCGAACGCGTCGGGGGCAACCAGACCATCAAGGCGGACGTGCGTTTGATCGCCGCCACCAATCGTGACCTCCCCGAACTCGTCCGCGAAGGAAAATTCCGTGAGGATCTTTTCTATCGCCTGAACGTCGTCCAGATCCGGGTGCCGCCGTTGCGTGAGCGCAAGGAGGACATTCCACTCCTGGCCACCGCGTTCCTCAAAGAGATCAGCCAGCGGGACGGCAAACCGTTGCGGCCGTTGTCTCCCGAAACCATGGACCGTCTGGTGCAATACAATTGGCCCGGCAACGTGCGCGAGCTCAAGGGCGCCATTGATTCGGGTGTGACCCTGGCAACCGGCCCGCAGATCACCTTGCGCGACCTGCCGGCCACCGTCCGCGGTGATACGCCGGACCTGAGTCCGAGGTCCGAGGCCAAATCCGATCAAATGAATTTGCATGACAATGAGATCCGGCTAATCATGCGCGCTTTGGAAGAAAGCCATGGCAACCGGACGGAAGCAGCCAAACGTTTGGGCATCAGCCGCCGTACGCTGCACCGGCGGTTGCGCGAGCTGAATCTGCCGGATTGA
- a CDS encoding PAS domain-containing protein has translation MRSGFIDKLIERIRRVQPEEVQNYLVRLAREKGFLERIFDALQEGVIVTDMQGKIQFLNSAAQQFFAVDDENVLGRPLTEVLRGLDWLALRSMGGTVSRDIEIFYPQHRFLNFYVTPLHLDDHPGASKMPVHGSMVGHVIILRDITEDRKTAERTIESEKLSALTLLAAGVAHEIGNPLNSLNIHLQLIDRKLRRVPEEVRNSIQELLDVAKGEIRRLDSIIQQFLRAIRPTSPQFVSADINELLKETVSFIRTEIQDRDILMEMDLAADLPRAEVDRDQLKQAFYNVIKNAVQAMRTGGILHIRSWWDEAYVSVTFADTGGGISPENMSKLFRPYYTTKSNGSGLGLLIVRRIVREHGGEIEIESNEGKGVQVTVHLPHGDKRVRLLEAGDSQPDIAEEK, from the coding sequence ATGAGGTCGGGCTTTATCGATAAACTTATCGAACGTATCCGGCGGGTCCAACCGGAGGAGGTGCAGAATTACCTGGTCCGGCTGGCCCGGGAAAAAGGGTTTTTGGAACGGATCTTTGATGCGTTGCAGGAAGGCGTCATCGTCACGGACATGCAGGGTAAAATTCAGTTCCTGAACTCCGCCGCCCAGCAATTCTTTGCGGTCGACGATGAGAACGTGCTGGGCCGGCCGTTGACCGAAGTCCTGCGCGGGCTCGATTGGCTCGCCCTGCGCTCCATGGGGGGGACCGTCAGCCGCGACATCGAAATCTTTTATCCGCAGCATCGTTTTCTGAACTTTTACGTGACGCCGCTGCATCTCGACGACCACCCGGGGGCAAGCAAAATGCCCGTCCACGGCAGCATGGTCGGGCACGTCATCATCCTGCGGGACATCACCGAGGACCGGAAAACGGCGGAGCGGACCATCGAGAGCGAAAAATTATCGGCGTTGACCCTGCTGGCGGCGGGCGTTGCCCACGAGATCGGGAACCCCCTTAACTCCCTGAATATTCACCTGCAACTCATCGACCGGAAGCTGCGCCGCGTGCCCGAAGAGGTGCGCAACAGCATCCAGGAATTGCTCGACGTCGCCAAAGGTGAAATCCGGCGGCTCGATTCCATCATCCAGCAATTCCTGCGTGCCATCCGGCCGACCAGCCCCCAATTCGTTTCCGCCGATATCAACGAACTTCTCAAAGAAACCGTTTCCTTCATCCGTACCGAGATCCAGGACCGCGACATCCTGATGGAAATGGACCTGGCAGCGGATCTGCCCAGGGCCGAGGTGGACCGTGACCAGCTCAAGCAAGCCTTCTACAACGTTATCAAAAATGCGGTCCAGGCCATGCGCACGGGCGGGATCCTGCACATTCGTTCCTGGTGGGATGAGGCCTACGTCTCCGTGACGTTCGCCGACACCGGCGGTGGAATCTCGCCGGAAAACATGAGCAAACTGTTCCGCCCTTATTACACGACCAAATCCAACGGCTCAGGTTTGGGGCTCCTGATCGTCCGCCGGATCGTCCGCGAACACGGCGGTGAAATCGAGATCGAGAGTAATGAGGGTAAAGGGGTCCAGGTCACCGTGCATTTGCCGCATGGCGATAAACGCGTCCGGTTACTTGAAGCCGGCGACAGCCAGCCGGACATCGCGGAAGAAAAGTAA
- a CDS encoding MotA/TolQ/ExbB proton channel family protein: MITKIRVVRLARMQNDRFLELFRSDRQPLNIYDSKIRFDGSPLYSIYRAGCKELAFHLLGSTEADDTFRARLETAERIMPSQMRVVTTAMERAVGESALRLESQMILLATAVSGAPFLGLLGTVWGVMDTFSGVALAGSANLQAMAPGVSGALITTVTGLLVAIPAMFGYNFLVTSIRSLIVQNDNFAAELASEFEHKYVNHSHSWRPELADK, from the coding sequence ATGATCACGAAAATCCGGGTGGTACGCCTGGCGCGGATGCAGAATGACCGTTTCCTGGAACTGTTCCGGTCGGACCGCCAGCCGCTGAACATTTACGATTCGAAAATCCGCTTTGACGGTTCGCCGCTGTATTCGATTTACCGGGCCGGCTGCAAAGAACTCGCGTTTCACCTGCTTGGGTCCACGGAAGCCGACGACACGTTCCGGGCGCGGCTGGAAACCGCGGAACGCATCATGCCGTCGCAGATGCGCGTGGTCACCACCGCGATGGAACGCGCCGTCGGCGAGTCCGCGTTGCGTTTGGAATCGCAGATGATCCTGCTGGCCACCGCGGTCAGCGGTGCCCCGTTCCTGGGGTTGCTCGGGACGGTTTGGGGCGTGATGGATACCTTTTCCGGGGTCGCCTTGGCCGGTTCCGCCAACCTTCAGGCCATGGCGCCGGGCGTTTCAGGCGCCCTGATCACGACGGTAACCGGCCTGCTGGTCGCCATTCCTGCCATGTTCGGCTACAATTTCCTGGTCACCAGCATTCGTTCCCTAATCGTGCAAAATGACAACTTTGCCGCCGAACTCGCGTCCGAGTTCGAGCACAAGTACGTTAATCACTCGCATTCGTGGCGTCCGGAGTTGGCCGACAAATGA